Below is a window of Nocardioides sp. S-1144 DNA.
GCCGGCGCGGGCGTCGGGAGAAGGCCAGTAGTGGCAGAGAAGCTGCGAACGTCTCAGCAGGCGGTTGTGGGGTCGAAGACCAGGTCGGCCGGGCGGACTCCAGCTGTACCGGCAGCGTCAGCTGTCGCGACCTGAGAAACCAGCTGCTAGCGGGAGGTTCACCATGGACGTCGTCGTCACCGGTCGACACTGCGAGATCACCGACGCTTTTCGGGGGCACTGCGCCGAGAAGCTCGAGAAGCTCGAGAAGCACGACCACCGCATCATCCGGGTCCACGTCGAGGTCGACTGCGAACCCAACCCCCGCCAGCACGACAAGTCGATCCACGTCGAGCTCACCGCGTTCTCCAAGGGCCCCGTGGTCCGCGCCGAGGCGGCCGCCGACCACCAGATGGGCGCCCTCGACCTGGCCCTGGACAAGATGGCCTCGCAGATGCGCCGCGCCGCCGACCGGCGCCGGGTGCACCGCGGCCGTCGCGCCCCGGTCTCGGTCGGGCAGGCCCTCGCCGACGTCGTCCCCGACCTCGGCGAGACCGTTGAGGCCACCGAGCCCGACGACGCCCAGGACCGCTCGGTCGGACCGATCGACGTCACCGGCGACGGGCCCCTCGTCGTCCGGGAGAAGACCCACCCCGCGACCCCGATGACCCTCGACCAGGCCATGTACGAGATGGAGCTGGTCGGCCACGACTTCTACCTCTTCGTCGACAAGGAGAGCGAGCGCCCCTCGGTCGTCTACCGCCGGCGCGGCTACGACTACGGCGTCATCTCGCTCGACCTCGAGTCCTGAGCGCGTCCGGCGGCCGGCCCGGTGGCCGGCCGCCGGACCCCGGGTCCCGGCGGCGTCGCCGCGCGGCGGGATGCGCTGACGCCCCGACCTCCCCCGTGCGATGATCCGGGGGTGGCCGACGTCGTGGGGACAGCAGCAGTGCCCGATCGCGAGCCGATCCGGGTCCTGGTCGTCGACGACCAGCAGCTGTTCCGCCGGGGACTCACGATGCTCCTGGCCGTCGAGCCCGGCCTCGAGGTCGTCGGCGAGGCCGGCGACGGCGTCGAGGGCACGCAGCTGGCCGAGACGGCCGCACCCGACGTCGTCCTGCTCGACGTGCGGATGCCCAAGCGCTCCGGCATCGAGGCGTGCCGCGCGATCAAGGAGTCGGTCCCGACCGCGAAGATCATCATGCTCACCGTCTCCGACGAGGAGGCCGACCTCTACGAGGCGGTCAAGAGCGGCGCCTCCGGCTACCTGCTCAAGGACTCCTCCATCGAGGAGGTCGCCCAGGCGATCCGCGTCGTGGCCGACGGCCAGTCGCTGATCAGCCCGTCGATGGCGATCAAGCTGATCGACGAGTTCAAGCAGATGTCGCGCCCCGAGCGCGAGACCGGCCCGGCGCTGCGCCTGACCGAGCGCGAGCTCGACGTGCTGCGGCTCGTGGCCCAGAGCCACAGCAACAAGGAGATCGCGGCGCGGCTCTTCATCAGCGAGAACACCGTGAAGAACCACGTGCGCAACATGCTCGAGAAGCTCCAGCTGCACTCGCGCATGGAGGCGGTCATGTACGCCGTCCGGGAGAACCTGCTCGAGCTTCCCTAGCGGGGACGCCCGAGGGACGAGGGCGCACCCGCTGCTGGTGATCGAGCGAGCGGCGCGCCCGAGGACGAGGTCGCGACCCGCGTGTCGAGATCTCGGGCCCACCGAGGCCACGCCGCCCGGGGGCGAGCTGGCTTCGGCGGGTGGCGCGGAAGGCCGGGGCTTCGTCGGCGCTCGCTGGCGCTCGCTTGCTCAGCCTCCGACGGGCCGGGCGGCGGGGGAGGTCGCGGCGACGGGTTGTCGGCGGTGTCCGGTAGAACGGTGGCGTGACCCCACGACCGCAGTCGCTCTCGCGCGCGCAGGCGCGGCGGATCGCGCTGGGGGCGCAGGGCTTCCTCGACAAGCCGCACGACCCGCCGACGATGCGCACGCTCGCGCGCACCGTGGCCCGCACCGGGGTGCTGCAGGTCGACTCGGTCAACGTGCTGGCGCGGGCGCACCTCATGCCGCTGTACTCGCGGATGGGCCCCTACGACCGCTCGCTGCTGGAGCGGGCCTCGACCGGGCGCCGCGACCGGCGCCTGGTGGAGTACTGGGCGCACGTGCAGGCGTTGATGCCCGTCGAGCTGTGGCCGGCGATGGCCCACCGGCGCGAGCACCACCGCGCGCGCCGCGGCAAGTGGTCCTTCGTCGCCGAGGACGACGCCCTCGAGGCCCGGCTGCTCGCCGAGCTCGCCGACCGGGGCGCGTGCACCGCGCGCGACCTCGACGACGGGCTGCCGCGCAGCAAGGACCACTGGGGCTGGAACTGGTCGAACACCCGGCGGGTGCTCGACTACCTGTGCTCGGCCGGGGTCGTCGCGATCGCCGGGCGCAACCAGCAGTTCGAGGTGCTCCACGACCTGCCCGAGCGGGTGCTGCCCGACGCGGTGCTCGCGGCCCCCGACCTGACGACCGAGGAGCAGCACCTCGCCCTGGTGCGGCGCGCCGCGCTGTCCCACGGTGTCGCGACCGTGCGCTGCCTGGCCGACTACTACCGGATGAGCACCGCCGACACCGCCCGTGCGGTGGCGGTCATGGTCGAGACCGGTGAGCTCGAGCCGGTGACGATCGAGGGCTGGAGGCGTCCGGCCTACCTGCACCGCGACGCCCGCCGGCCGCGGGCGGTCGGTGCCCGCGCCCTGCTCAGCCCCTTCGACCCGGTGGTCTGGGAGCGCGAGCGCACCGAGCAGCTCTTCGACTTCCACTACCGCATCGAGATCTACACCCCGGCCGAGAAGCGGGTCTTCGGCTACTACGTGCTGCCGTTCCTGCTCCGCGACGAGCTGGTCGGGCGGGTCGACCTCAAGGCCGACCGCGCCACCGGGCGGTTGCTGGTCAGGAGCGCCCACGCCGAGGACGGCGCGCCCGACGACACCGCCGCCGAGCTGGCCGCCGAGCTGCGCCGCATCGCCGGCTGGCTCGGCCTCGACGACGTCGTCCTCGACGGCGGGGGAGACCTCGCCCCCGAGCTGCTCGCCCACCTCTGACGCGGCACCGCGGAACCGCGTGCTGGTCCTGATCGTTAGGATGGTCGACGGCCGTGCCGACGCACGCCGCACCCCCGAGCTCCAGGAGTACACCGACGTGCCCGCGATCATCGACAAGCTGCTCCGCATCGGCGAGGGCAAGACCCTGCGTCAGCTCGAGGCCGTGGCCAAGGCGGTCAACGCCATCGAGGACGAGTTCAAGAAGATGAGCGACGCCGAGCTCCAGGGCATGACCGGCGAGCTCAAGGAACGACTGGCCGGCGGCGCCACGCTCGACCAGATCATGCCCGAGGCCTTCGCCACCGTGCGGGAGGCCTCGCGCCGGGTCACCGGCATGCGGCCCTTCGACGTCCAGGTGATGGGCGGCGCCGCGCTGCACCTCGGCAACATCGCCGAGATGAAGACCGGTGAGGGCAAGACCCTGGTCGCCGTCCTGCCGTCCTACCTCAACGCGCTGGCCGGCAACGGCGTCCACGTCGTCACCGTCAACGACTACCTGGCCAAGTTCCAGTCCGAGCAGATGGGCCGGATCCACCACTTCCTCGGCCTGACCGTCGGCGTGATCCTGCCGTCGATGCGTCCCGCCGAGCGTCGCGTGGCCTACAACTGCGACATCACCTACGGCACCAACAACGAGCTCGGCTTCGACTACCTGCGCGACAACATGGCGGGCTCGATCGAGGAGTGCGTCCAGCGCGGCCACGCCTTCGCCGTCGTCGACGAGGTCGACTCCATCCTCATCGACGAGGCCCGGACCCCGCTCATCATCAGCGGCCCGACCCAGGACGAGGTGAAGTGGTACGGCGAGTTCTCCAAGATCGTCGCCAAGCTCACCCTCGACGAGGACTACGAGGTCGACGAGAAGAAGCGCACCATCTCGGTCCTCGAGCCCGGCATCACCAAGGTCGAGGACCACCTCGGCATCGAGAACCTGTACGAGTCGGTGAACACGCCGCTCATCTCGTTCCTCAACAACGCGATCAAGGCCAAGGAGCTGTTCCGCAACGACAAGGAGTACGTCGTCATGAACGGCGAGGTGCTCATCGTCGACGAGCACACCGGCCGCATGCTCGCCGGTCGCCGCTACAACGACGGCCTGCACCAGGCCATCGAGGCCAAGGAGGGCGTCACCGTCCGCGAGGAGTACCAGACCCTCGCCACGATCACCCTCCAGAACTACTTCCGTCTCTACGAGACGCTCTCGGGCATGACCGGCACGGCCATGACCGAGGCCTCGGAGTTCGACAAGATCTACGGCCTCGGCGTCGTCCCGATCCCCACGAACCGGCCGATGGTGCGCCAGGACCAGCCCGACCTCGTCTACCGCACCGAGGAGGCGAAGTACGACGCCGTCGTCGAGGACATCGCCGAGCGGCACGAGAAGGGCCAGCCGGTCCTGGTCGGCACCGTCTCGGTCGAGAAGTCCGAGCACCTCTCCACCAAGCTCAAGGGCCTCGGCATCCCGCACAGCGTGCTGAACGCCAAGGTGCACGCCGACGAGGCGAAGATCGTCGCCCTCGCCGGCCACAAGGGCGCCGTCACCGTCGCCACCAACATGGCCGGTCGTGGTACCGACATCATGCTCGGTGGCTCCGTGGAGTTCCTCGCCGACGCCGAGCTGCGCAAGCGGGGCCTCGAGCCGACCGGCGAGACCGCCGACGAGTACGAGGCCGCGTGGCCCGGGATGCTCGACGAGATCAAGGCCCAGGTCAGCACCGAGCACGACGAGGTCCGCGAGCTCGGCGGCCTCTACGTCGTCGGCACCGAGCGGCACGAGTCGCGACGCATCGACAACCAGCTGCGTGGTCGTTCGGGTCGCCAGGGCGACCCGGGTGAGTCCCGGTTCTACCTCTCCCTCGAGGACGAGCTGATGCGGCTGTTCAAGTCGGAGTGGGTCGACCGCGTCCTGACGATGCTGAAGATCCCCGACGACGTCCCGATCGAGAACAAGCGGGTCACCAACGCGATCGCCAACGCCCAGGGCCAGGTCGAGTCGCAGAACTTCGAGTCCCGCAAGAACGTCCTCAAGTACGACGACGTGATGGACCGCCAGCGCAAGGTCATCTACAGCGAGCGCCGCGAGGTGCTCGAGGGCGCCGACATCGAGGAGCAGATCCGCAGCTTCGTCGACGACGTCGTCGAGGGCACCGTCCGCGGCTCCCTCGAGGAGTTCGCCGAGGAGTGGGACCTCGAGCAGCTGTGGACCGACCTCAAGCAGTTCTGGCCGGTCTCCCTCGACCGCGAGGCGCTGGTCGCCGAGGCCGGTGGCGAGCAGAGCGACCTCGACAAGGAGGAGCTGATCGCCAAGCTCCAGGTCGACGCCCAGGCCGCCTACAACGCCCGCGAGGAGGAGGTCGGCGCCGAGGTCATGCGCGAGCTCGAGCGCCGGGTCCTGCTGTCGGTCCTCGACCGCAAGTGGCGCGAGCACCTCTACGAGATGGACTACCTGCGCGAGGGCATCTACCTGCGGGCCTACTCGCAGCGCGACCCGCTCGTGGAGTACCAGCGCGAGGGCTTCGACATGTTCGCCGCGATGATGGACGGCATCAAGGAGGAGGCGGTCGGCTTCCTGTACAACCTCGAGGTCCAGGTCGAGGAGGACGACGACGAGGGCGACGAGCTCCTGCTCGAGGGCGAGGGTGAGGACGAGGTCGAGGAGCCGCTGCGCCGCGAGCTGCCCTCCGAGGCCCAGCCCGCCGCGGCCCCGGTGCTCACCAAGAACGCCCCGCAGGTCAAGGCCAAGGGTCTCGAGAAGCAGGCGCTGCCCTCGAACCTGAAGCTGTCGGCGCCCGACGAGGACGGCGAGGTCGTCGAGTCCGGTGACCCCGTCACCGCCGGCGACGACCCCTACGCCGGGATCGGCCGCAACGCCAAGTGCCCCTGCGGCTCGGGCAAGAAGTTCAAGCAGTGCCACGGCGCCCCCGGTGGCCCCACCGGGATCACCGCCCGCATCGGCTGACCCGCACCTCCCCGACGGCCACCTGACCCCCTGGGTCCGGTGGCCGTCGTCGTCCCCGGGGGTTGAGCCAGCCTCGCCGGAGGTTGAGCAAGCGAGGCGCCAGCCAGCGCCGACGAAACCCCGTGACGCCGACAGACCGAGCCATCGCGCCGGAGGTTGAGCAAGCGAGCGCCAGCGAGCGCCGACGAAACCGGCCCCGGAGGTTGAGCAAGCGAGCGCCAGCGAGCGCCGACGAGACCCCGCGACGCCGACGGCTACCCGTCCCCCCAGGTCGGGTAGCCGTCGACCCCGCGCGTCTCGACACACGAGCCACGACCTCGTTCCTCGGTCGTGCCGCGTGCGTCTCGACACACGAGCCACGACCTCGTTCCTCGGTCGTGCCGCGTGCTGGACGATCATCGACACGCCTGCCCTCGGGCAGCCTCGTCACGCGAACTCGAGGGCGGTGCAGAGCCACCGCCCGCCCCGCCGTTCGAACCGGGCGGCGACCGCGCGCGAGCGCTGGCCGTAGCGCACGTGCACGCTGACCTCGGCCACGTCGGGCGCGGTGAAGCAGCTGTGCACCGACCGCACCCGGGGCCGCACCGGCTGCACCCGGGCGACGCCGGGGTTGTGGCCGCCGGCGCGGGCCACGAGCATCGCGCGGCGCTCGAGGTCCTGCTGCACCTCGCGGCTGGTCCAGCGCAGGAGCTGGCTGGCCGGGCGGTCGCCGCCGACGATCTCGACGGCGGCCTGGGCGAAGCGGTGCGCCCACCGCTCGACGTCGCGACGTCGGCGCAGGTCCGGCCCGGCCACGGCCGGTGGGTCGAGCCGCGGCTGCAGGTCGAGGGCCAGCGTGCCCTGCACCGCGGTGAGCGGCGCCGGCAGCCGCAGGGGCACGACGTTGTCGTGGAACGGGCTGGCGCGGTGACGGGTCGGTGTCACGGTGGTCTCCTCTCAGTGGTCCGGACGCCGCTCGGGCGCCCGGAGGTGCAGGCCGGGGTGGATCAGGTCGGGGTCGGGCCCGACGACGTCCCGGTTGGCGGCGTAGAGCTCGGCGGTCGCGCGGGCGACGGCGGCGTCGTCGGCCGCGGGGTCGATGCGCGAGCGCGCGATCGCCCACAGGGTGTCGCCCGGGCCGACGACGACCGGCCGGGTGGCGGAGGCCGGGGGCCGGGCGGGTCCGGTGGCGCGGTCGGGGAGGGGCAGCCCGTCGAGGGACGGCGGTGCCGCCGGTGCCGGACCGTGGGAGCCGTCGGCACCCTGGCCGGGGGCGGTTGTCAGGACGGCAAGCCCGCACGCGACCAGGACCGCGCGGGCGGCCCAGGTGGGCACGCCCCGCACCGGGCGCCGGGGGCCCGGGTGCGCGCCGGCCCGGAGCGCCTGGGCCAGCACGGCGGAGGTGACCAGCCACGCCCAGCCGGCGCAGAGCGCGAGCGCCACCGTCGCGAGGTCGACCAGGACGACGTCGAGACGCGCGTCGAGCGTGACTCCGCCCGCGGCCGAGCGGGCGGACACGGCCGTGAGGGCCGCCGTGCCCGCCCACACGAGCGCGCCGCGCAGTACCGAAGTGATCATCCCGAGAACCTCTGCGTTTGCGTCTGTTTGCGTCACTCAACGCCTGTTGACGCACGTCGTCAAGCGGTCCTCCACAGGATCCGGCTAGGGTCGGGCGATGGGGTGGGAGGCCGATCTCTTCGGCGCGCTCGACGACCTCGAGCAGCAGGCCGAGGCGATGTACGACGCCGAGCGCGCGCCGGAGCTGGCCGACCGGTCCCGGGCCGAGTACCAGCAGGTGCCGCTGGCGGCTCGGCTGATGGCCTCCGTCGAGCGGGAGGTCACCCTCCACGTC
It encodes the following:
- a CDS encoding winged helix-turn-helix domain-containing protein, translated to MTPRPQSLSRAQARRIALGAQGFLDKPHDPPTMRTLARTVARTGVLQVDSVNVLARAHLMPLYSRMGPYDRSLLERASTGRRDRRLVEYWAHVQALMPVELWPAMAHRREHHRARRGKWSFVAEDDALEARLLAELADRGACTARDLDDGLPRSKDHWGWNWSNTRRVLDYLCSAGVVAIAGRNQQFEVLHDLPERVLPDAVLAAPDLTTEEQHLALVRRAALSHGVATVRCLADYYRMSTADTARAVAVMVETGELEPVTIEGWRRPAYLHRDARRPRAVGARALLSPFDPVVWERERTEQLFDFHYRIEIYTPAEKRVFGYYVLPFLLRDELVGRVDLKADRATGRLLVRSAHAEDGAPDDTAAELAAELRRIAGWLGLDDVVLDGGGDLAPELLAHL
- the secA gene encoding preprotein translocase subunit SecA, translated to MVDGRADARRTPELQEYTDVPAIIDKLLRIGEGKTLRQLEAVAKAVNAIEDEFKKMSDAELQGMTGELKERLAGGATLDQIMPEAFATVREASRRVTGMRPFDVQVMGGAALHLGNIAEMKTGEGKTLVAVLPSYLNALAGNGVHVVTVNDYLAKFQSEQMGRIHHFLGLTVGVILPSMRPAERRVAYNCDITYGTNNELGFDYLRDNMAGSIEECVQRGHAFAVVDEVDSILIDEARTPLIISGPTQDEVKWYGEFSKIVAKLTLDEDYEVDEKKRTISVLEPGITKVEDHLGIENLYESVNTPLISFLNNAIKAKELFRNDKEYVVMNGEVLIVDEHTGRMLAGRRYNDGLHQAIEAKEGVTVREEYQTLATITLQNYFRLYETLSGMTGTAMTEASEFDKIYGLGVVPIPTNRPMVRQDQPDLVYRTEEAKYDAVVEDIAERHEKGQPVLVGTVSVEKSEHLSTKLKGLGIPHSVLNAKVHADEAKIVALAGHKGAVTVATNMAGRGTDIMLGGSVEFLADAELRKRGLEPTGETADEYEAAWPGMLDEIKAQVSTEHDEVRELGGLYVVGTERHESRRIDNQLRGRSGRQGDPGESRFYLSLEDELMRLFKSEWVDRVLTMLKIPDDVPIENKRVTNAIANAQGQVESQNFESRKNVLKYDDVMDRQRKVIYSERREVLEGADIEEQIRSFVDDVVEGTVRGSLEEFAEEWDLEQLWTDLKQFWPVSLDREALVAEAGGEQSDLDKEELIAKLQVDAQAAYNAREEEVGAEVMRELERRVLLSVLDRKWREHLYEMDYLREGIYLRAYSQRDPLVEYQREGFDMFAAMMDGIKEEAVGFLYNLEVQVEEDDDEGDELLLEGEGEDEVEEPLRRELPSEAQPAAAPVLTKNAPQVKAKGLEKQALPSNLKLSAPDEDGEVVESGDPVTAGDDPYAGIGRNAKCPCGSGKKFKQCHGAPGGPTGITARIG
- a CDS encoding Rv3235 family protein codes for the protein MTPTRHRASPFHDNVVPLRLPAPLTAVQGTLALDLQPRLDPPAVAGPDLRRRRDVERWAHRFAQAAVEIVGGDRPASQLLRWTSREVQQDLERRAMLVARAGGHNPGVARVQPVRPRVRSVHSCFTAPDVAEVSVHVRYGQRSRAVAARFERRGGRWLCTALEFA
- the hpf gene encoding ribosome hibernation-promoting factor, HPF/YfiA family, which produces MDVVVTGRHCEITDAFRGHCAEKLEKLEKHDHRIIRVHVEVDCEPNPRQHDKSIHVELTAFSKGPVVRAEAAADHQMGALDLALDKMASQMRRAADRRRVHRGRRAPVSVGQALADVVPDLGETVEATEPDDAQDRSVGPIDVTGDGPLVVREKTHPATPMTLDQAMYEMELVGHDFYLFVDKESERPSVVYRRRGYDYGVISLDLES
- a CDS encoding LysM peptidoglycan-binding domain-containing protein gives rise to the protein MITSVLRGALVWAGTAALTAVSARSAAGGVTLDARLDVVLVDLATVALALCAGWAWLVTSAVLAQALRAGAHPGPRRPVRGVPTWAARAVLVACGLAVLTTAPGQGADGSHGPAPAAPPSLDGLPLPDRATGPARPPASATRPVVVGPGDTLWAIARSRIDPAADDAAVARATAELYAANRDVVGPDPDLIHPGLHLRAPERRPDH
- a CDS encoding response regulator, which codes for MADVVGTAAVPDREPIRVLVVDDQQLFRRGLTMLLAVEPGLEVVGEAGDGVEGTQLAETAAPDVVLLDVRMPKRSGIEACRAIKESVPTAKIIMLTVSDEEADLYEAVKSGASGYLLKDSSIEEVAQAIRVVADGQSLISPSMAIKLIDEFKQMSRPERETGPALRLTERELDVLRLVAQSHSNKEIAARLFISENTVKNHVRNMLEKLQLHSRMEAVMYAVRENLLELP